Proteins co-encoded in one uncultured Flavobacterium sp. genomic window:
- a CDS encoding glycoside hydrolase family 3 N-terminal domain-containing protein, protein MKKLTTFTLLMVSFFAVAQQETIDQKVNALLKKMTIEEKIGQLTQYTGDNSATGPITINPNKQAEIKAGLVGSMLNIIGTKYTRQYQELAMQSRLKIPLLFGQDVIHGYKTTFPIPLAEAASWDLQAIELAARVAATEASASGIHWTFAPMVDIGRDPRWGRVMEGAGEDTYLGSKIAYARVKGFQGNKLGDLNSVMACVKHFAAYGAGVGGRDYNSVDMSERMLLETYLPPFKAALDAGAATFMNSFNDLNGIPATANVHLQRDILKGKWNFQGFVVSDWGSIGEMVAHGYSKDLKAAALSAITAGSDMDMESNAYRYNLAELVKEGKVSIDLIDDAVKRILRKKFELGLFDDPYRYSDEKRAEKALSNPENRKAALEVAQKSIVLLKNDNQTLPISKSVKTIAFIGPMVKEYKANMGFWSVELPDVNYDKWVVSQWDGLQNKVGKNTKLLYAKGCEVDGDNKDGFAEAVATAQQADVVILSIGERRDMSGEAKSRSDLHLPGVQEDLVKAIQATGKPVVVLVNAGRPLIFNWTADNVPAIVYTWWLGTEAGNAIANVLFGDYNPSGKLPMTFPREVGQVPIYYNHFSTGRPAKDENQTNYVSAYIDLKNSPKFPFGYGLSYTQFNYSDLKLSSTKIKSNETIKVSFQLSNAGKVAGEEVVQLYLKDKFGSVVRPVLELRDFQKVKLNAGESKTIEFTIEKEKLSFYNNKLEWTAEPGDFEVMIGASSADIKLRSNFELL, encoded by the coding sequence ATGAAAAAATTAACCACATTTACCTTGTTGATGGTGTCCTTTTTTGCGGTCGCTCAACAAGAAACAATCGATCAGAAAGTAAATGCTTTATTGAAAAAAATGACTATTGAAGAAAAAATAGGTCAGCTTACTCAATACACAGGCGATAATTCTGCAACAGGGCCAATCACCATAAACCCAAACAAACAAGCCGAAATAAAAGCAGGTTTAGTAGGTTCGATGCTTAATATTATCGGAACAAAATACACCAGACAATATCAGGAATTAGCAATGCAATCACGCTTAAAAATTCCGTTGTTATTTGGTCAGGATGTAATTCATGGCTATAAAACAACCTTCCCAATTCCGTTAGCCGAAGCAGCAAGCTGGGATTTACAAGCGATTGAATTAGCAGCGAGAGTTGCGGCTACAGAAGCGTCTGCAAGCGGAATCCACTGGACATTTGCACCGATGGTTGATATTGGCCGCGATCCACGTTGGGGAAGAGTAATGGAAGGAGCGGGAGAAGATACTTACTTAGGTTCTAAAATTGCTTATGCTAGAGTAAAAGGTTTTCAGGGAAATAAATTAGGCGATTTAAACTCTGTTATGGCGTGCGTAAAACACTTTGCAGCTTATGGCGCAGGAGTGGGAGGAAGAGATTACAACTCAGTAGACATGAGCGAGCGTATGTTGCTTGAAACCTATTTGCCGCCTTTTAAAGCAGCTCTTGATGCTGGTGCTGCAACTTTTATGAATTCATTTAATGATTTAAACGGAATTCCTGCAACAGCAAATGTGCACTTGCAACGTGATATTTTAAAAGGAAAATGGAACTTTCAGGGATTTGTAGTTTCTGATTGGGGTTCTATTGGAGAAATGGTAGCACACGGATATTCAAAAGACCTTAAAGCTGCCGCACTTTCTGCAATTACAGCCGGAAGTGATATGGATATGGAAAGTAATGCTTACCGTTATAATTTAGCCGAATTAGTAAAAGAAGGCAAAGTTTCTATCGACTTAATTGATGATGCTGTAAAACGTATTCTTCGCAAGAAATTCGAACTGGGTTTATTTGACGATCCGTACAGATATTCAGATGAAAAAAGGGCTGAAAAAGCTTTAAGTAATCCTGAGAATAGAAAAGCAGCACTTGAAGTGGCTCAAAAAAGTATTGTTTTATTAAAGAATGACAACCAAACATTACCAATCTCTAAAAGTGTAAAAACAATTGCATTTATTGGTCCAATGGTAAAAGAATACAAAGCCAATATGGGATTTTGGTCAGTAGAATTACCGGATGTAAATTATGATAAATGGGTAGTTTCACAATGGGACGGTTTACAAAATAAAGTAGGCAAAAACACCAAATTGCTTTATGCAAAAGGTTGTGAAGTTGACGGAGATAACAAAGACGGATTTGCTGAAGCAGTTGCAACAGCTCAACAAGCAGACGTTGTTATTTTGAGTATTGGCGAAAGACGCGATATGAGCGGTGAGGCAAAAAGCCGAAGCGATCTTCATTTACCGGGCGTTCAGGAAGATTTAGTAAAAGCAATTCAGGCAACAGGAAAACCGGTTGTAGTGCTGGTAAATGCAGGAAGACCATTAATTTTTAACTGGACAGCAGATAATGTTCCGGCAATTGTTTACACTTGGTGGTTAGGAACTGAGGCAGGAAATGCAATAGCAAATGTTTTATTTGGAGATTACAATCCGTCAGGAAAATTGCCAATGACATTCCCGAGAGAAGTAGGGCAAGTGCCTATTTATTACAACCATTTCAGTACAGGAAGACCAGCAAAAGATGAAAATCAAACCAATTATGTTTCAGCTTATATTGATTTAAAAAACTCACCTAAATTTCCTTTTGGGTATGGATTAAGTTATACACAATTCAATTATTCTGATTTGAAATTGTCTTCGACTAAAATAAAAAGCAATGAAACAATTAAAGTTTCGTTTCAATTATCAAACGCTGGAAAAGTTGCAGGAGAAGAAGTAGTGCAATTGTATTTGAAAGATAAATTTGGATCTGTAGTAAGACCGGTTTTAGAATTAAGAGATTTTCAAAAAGTAAAATTAAATGCAGGAGAATCTAAAACTATAGAATTTACAATTGAGAAAGAGAAACTTTCTTTCTACAATAATAAATTAGAATGGACAGCGGAGCCGGGAGATTTCGAAGTAATGATCGGAGCTTCGTCAGCAGATATTAAATTAAGATCAAATTTTGAATTACTTTAA
- a CDS encoding glycoside hydrolase family 30 beta sandwich domain-containing protein has protein sequence MKNINKKLQILLLLPLIAVQIKCGTSKKTVATSGKAESWITTTDESSKLQRQNDLIFNSEMNSNQTILVDASQKFQTIEGFGFSLTGGSAQAIMKLDKAKKEALLQELFSRKNDAIGLSYLRISIGASDLNEKVFSYDDMPEGQTDLKLEHFNLGPDLNDVVPLLKEILAINPKIKIMGSPWSPPVWMKDNGSSKGGSLQPQYYQVYAEYFVKYIQAMKAQGIVIDAITPQNEPLHPGNNPSMYMTALQQADFIKTNLGPAFAKAKIKTKIVVYDHNCNKPEYPLTILNDPKALPFVAGSAFHLYEGDISALSTVHNAYPNKDLYFTEQYTGSGSSFESDLKWSVKNVVIGSMRNWSVNALSWGLANDEYYKPFTPGGCSTCKGALMIDQAQNIKREVGYYIIGHASKFVPEGSVRIGSNISSNLYNVAFKTPSGQIVLIVENDGTSAESFNIKYNQKQISTTLNAGAVATYVW, from the coding sequence ATGAAAAACATCAACAAAAAACTTCAAATTTTACTTTTACTGCCACTTATTGCAGTTCAAATAAAATGCGGAACTTCAAAAAAAACAGTTGCCACTTCCGGTAAAGCAGAATCCTGGATTACGACAACCGATGAATCATCAAAATTGCAAAGGCAAAATGATTTGATTTTTAATTCAGAAATGAATTCTAATCAAACTATTTTAGTAGACGCTTCTCAAAAATTTCAAACTATTGAAGGTTTTGGGTTTTCCTTAACGGGAGGAAGTGCTCAGGCAATTATGAAACTGGATAAAGCAAAGAAAGAAGCATTGCTTCAGGAATTGTTTTCCAGAAAAAATGATGCAATTGGTTTGAGTTATTTGCGAATTAGTATCGGTGCTTCTGATTTGAATGAAAAAGTTTTTTCGTATGATGATATGCCGGAAGGGCAAACTGATTTAAAATTGGAACACTTTAATCTTGGTCCCGATTTGAATGACGTTGTGCCTTTGTTAAAAGAGATTTTAGCAATAAATCCAAAAATAAAAATTATGGGTTCTCCTTGGTCACCTCCAGTTTGGATGAAAGACAACGGAAGCTCAAAAGGCGGAAGTTTACAACCACAATATTATCAGGTTTATGCTGAGTATTTTGTAAAATACATTCAGGCAATGAAAGCTCAGGGAATTGTAATTGACGCTATAACACCCCAAAATGAACCCTTACATCCCGGAAATAATCCGAGTATGTATATGACAGCTTTGCAACAGGCCGATTTTATTAAAACCAATTTAGGTCCCGCTTTTGCGAAAGCAAAAATAAAAACCAAAATCGTAGTTTACGATCACAATTGTAACAAACCCGAATATCCTTTAACGATATTAAATGATCCAAAAGCGTTGCCATTTGTAGCAGGTTCAGCGTTTCATTTATACGAAGGAGATATCAGCGCTTTGTCTACGGTTCATAATGCATACCCAAACAAAGATTTGTATTTTACAGAACAATACACAGGATCAGGAAGCAGTTTTGAATCTGATTTAAAATGGAGCGTAAAAAATGTCGTAATTGGTTCGATGCGCAACTGGAGTGTAAATGCACTTTCCTGGGGATTGGCAAATGATGAATACTACAAACCGTTTACGCCAGGTGGATGTTCTACTTGTAAAGGCGCATTAATGATTGATCAGGCTCAGAATATCAAAAGAGAAGTAGGTTATTACATCATTGGTCACGCTTCAAAATTTGTTCCCGAAGGATCAGTTAGAATCGGGAGTAATATTAGTAGTAATTTATACAATGTTGCGTTTAAAACTCCTTCAGGACAAATTGTTCTAATTGTAGAAAATGACGGAACCTCAGCCGAATCATTCAACATCAAATACAATCAAAAACAAATTTCAACTACTCTAAATGCTGGAGCAGTTGCAACTTACGTTTGGTAA
- a CDS encoding endonuclease/exonuclease/phosphatase family protein: MKKINTIVLVVMLLLVSSSFYGQNLKMMTYNIRLDVASDGENAWSNRKEYFTSQIQFYSPDIFGVQEATPSQVTYIASALPNYNKYGIGREEGGTGEACTIYYKKDHFQVQEMNTFWLSETPDVVSKGWDAACNRVCTYALFKDLKTKKSFWVFNVHLDHIGNEARVKGVQLILSRMAALNTKKYPAFLMGDFNSEPDTKQIAEVRKVMDDTRDVSIEKPFGPSGTFNDFEHNKPVTLLIDYIFISKNSGLKIKKHAVLSDSKDLRYPSDHLPVLIEID; the protein is encoded by the coding sequence ATGAAAAAGATAAATACAATTGTTTTAGTAGTAATGCTGCTTTTGGTTAGCAGTTCGTTTTATGGTCAAAACTTAAAAATGATGACCTATAATATTCGTCTGGATGTTGCATCTGACGGAGAAAATGCATGGTCAAACCGAAAAGAGTATTTTACTTCTCAAATACAATTTTATAGTCCGGATATTTTTGGAGTTCAGGAAGCAACACCAAGTCAAGTTACTTATATAGCTTCGGCTTTGCCTAATTACAACAAGTATGGAATTGGCAGAGAAGAAGGAGGAACAGGTGAAGCTTGTACGATTTATTACAAAAAAGATCATTTTCAGGTACAGGAAATGAATACATTTTGGCTGTCAGAAACACCAGATGTAGTTTCAAAAGGTTGGGATGCCGCTTGTAACAGAGTTTGTACGTATGCTCTTTTTAAGGATTTAAAAACTAAAAAATCGTTTTGGGTTTTTAATGTGCATCTCGACCATATTGGTAACGAAGCAAGAGTTAAAGGCGTACAACTGATTCTTTCGAGAATGGCAGCTTTAAATACTAAAAAGTATCCAGCCTTTTTGATGGGAGATTTTAACTCAGAACCAGACACAAAACAAATTGCAGAAGTTAGAAAAGTAATGGATGACACCAGAGATGTTTCAATCGAAAAACCTTTTGGACCATCAGGAACATTCAATGATTTTGAGCACAATAAGCCAGTAACGTTATTAATAGATTATATTTTTATTTCTAAAAATAGCGGATTAAAAATTAAAAAACACGCAGTACTAAGTGATTCCAAGGATTTAAGATATCCTTCAGATCATTTACCTGTTTTAATAGAAATAGATTAA
- a CDS encoding glycoside hydrolase family 16 protein: MKINNLISKIGVLTFAILFGFQSCSSGSDSGDGTPVNPAPSNLSVQVEIIGKTADKPDGDGSGKIHLTINASNATSYKVAIDGQLKDLTTGDLTYIFTTSGTKSYSIIVSAYNAIGQFVSSTTSVNVNVARKLLWSDEFDVDGAPNTSKWGYNTGTGDGWGNNELEYYTTRPENVIVSNGTLKIKAIKEEYMGSHYTSARMLTKGKFSFKYGRAEVRAKLPAGGGTWPAFWMLGDNIDTAGWPLCGEVDILESVGNNPNVNHSSLHSPGRSGNTPDTATITVSNSTTEFHVYAADWTAESIKFYVDDKLFYTFTNSSSMPFNQNFFLILNLAMGGNFGGTVDPAFTNTTFEIDYVRVYN, encoded by the coding sequence ATGAAAATAAATAATCTCATAAGCAAGATTGGTGTTTTAACATTTGCCATATTATTTGGTTTTCAGTCTTGCAGCAGTGGCAGTGATTCCGGCGACGGAACTCCTGTGAATCCAGCTCCGTCAAATCTTTCGGTTCAGGTTGAAATAATTGGTAAAACAGCCGATAAACCTGATGGAGACGGAAGCGGAAAAATACATTTAACGATAAATGCATCAAATGCGACATCATATAAAGTTGCTATCGATGGCCAGTTAAAAGATCTTACCACAGGTGATTTAACATACATATTTACAACATCAGGCACAAAATCATATTCCATAATTGTTTCTGCCTATAATGCGATCGGGCAATTTGTAAGCAGTACAACATCAGTAAATGTTAATGTAGCCAGAAAATTACTTTGGTCAGACGAGTTTGATGTCGATGGAGCTCCAAATACATCAAAATGGGGATACAACACAGGAACCGGTGACGGTTGGGGAAATAACGAACTGGAATATTACACAACTCGCCCCGAAAATGTAATTGTTTCAAATGGAACTCTGAAAATTAAAGCTATAAAAGAAGAATATATGGGAAGCCATTACACCTCTGCAAGAATGCTTACAAAAGGGAAATTCTCGTTTAAATACGGAAGAGCAGAAGTTAGGGCAAAGTTACCGGCAGGTGGTGGAACCTGGCCAGCATTCTGGATGTTGGGTGACAATATTGACACGGCAGGTTGGCCATTATGTGGCGAAGTTGATATCTTGGAATCGGTAGGGAATAATCCAAATGTAAATCATTCGTCATTGCATTCACCTGGACGTTCAGGAAATACACCGGATACAGCCACTATAACAGTATCAAATTCGACAACTGAATTTCACGTTTATGCAGCCGATTGGACTGCCGAAAGTATTAAATTTTATGTAGATGATAAATTGTTTTACACATTTACAAACAGTAGTTCGATGCCATTTAACCAAAACTTTTTTCTGATTTTGAATTTGGCTATGGGAGGAAATTTTGGAGGAACAGTAGATCCGGCTTTCACCAATACAACATTTGAAATTGATTACGTAAGAGTGTATAATTAA
- a CDS encoding cellulase family glycosylhydrolase, translating to MKKIIITLQLLVSVATFGQGFLHRDGQKIVDGNGKNIILRGLGLGGWMVQEGYMMQTQPFASPQYIIKQKIQDVVGEQGTKEFYAAYKANGITKRDIDSLAAWGFNSIRLPMHYNLYTPPIEQEKNGEITWIEEGFAMTDNLLKWCAENKIYLILDLHATPGGQGNDAAISDYDTTKPSLWQSEANQKKMIALWKKLASRYRDNPWIGAYDIINEPNWNFTGTNKNGCDENSNGPLRDLMVQVTKAIREVDTNHLIFIEGNCWGNNYNGIFPLWDENMALSFHKYWNYNTTASIQKMLDYRTQYNVPIWLGESGENSNVWFKDALTLVESNNIGWAFWPMKKIENIAGVTSVTKIPEYDVLLKYWKDGGQKPSADFAKKALMKMADNYKMENVTVKPDVIDAMFRQVQTNDTKPYKKHLIPGKIAATQYDLGTNEYAYSDKDFINYRVETGNFDQWNKGNTMRNDGVDILPCKDAGSNGYQVSFIEDGEWLQFTTQVAKQKAYKVAIRYSSENLEGKLHLETENRKKSETITLPVTGGNDKFKTVVLSGIELNTGTNKIKVVFEKGGFNLNYLDFSEGKKGNSKQ from the coding sequence ATGAAAAAAATTATAATAACACTACAATTACTGGTTTCGGTTGCAACTTTCGGACAAGGTTTTTTGCATAGAGACGGACAAAAGATTGTTGACGGAAACGGAAAAAATATAATATTAAGAGGTTTAGGATTAGGAGGATGGATGGTGCAGGAAGGTTACATGATGCAAACTCAGCCTTTTGCAAGTCCGCAATATATAATCAAACAAAAAATTCAGGACGTTGTTGGAGAACAAGGCACAAAAGAATTTTATGCAGCTTATAAAGCAAACGGAATCACAAAACGTGATATCGATTCATTGGCAGCCTGGGGATTCAATTCAATTCGTTTGCCAATGCATTATAACTTATACACGCCACCAATTGAACAAGAGAAAAATGGCGAAATCACCTGGATAGAAGAAGGTTTTGCCATGACTGACAATTTGCTAAAATGGTGTGCCGAAAATAAAATCTATCTTATTTTAGATTTGCATGCAACTCCGGGAGGACAAGGAAATGACGCTGCAATTTCTGACTACGATACTACAAAACCATCTTTATGGCAAAGCGAAGCCAATCAGAAAAAAATGATTGCTTTATGGAAAAAACTGGCTTCTCGTTACAGAGACAATCCCTGGATTGGAGCTTACGACATTATTAATGAACCTAACTGGAATTTTACAGGAACAAATAAAAATGGCTGCGACGAAAACTCAAACGGACCTTTGAGAGATTTAATGGTTCAGGTAACAAAAGCCATTCGTGAAGTTGATACAAACCATTTAATTTTTATTGAAGGAAATTGCTGGGGAAATAATTACAACGGAATTTTTCCTTTATGGGATGAAAATATGGCGTTGAGTTTTCATAAATACTGGAACTACAACACTACAGCTTCGATCCAAAAAATGCTGGATTACAGAACACAATATAATGTTCCGATCTGGTTGGGAGAAAGCGGGGAAAACTCAAATGTTTGGTTTAAAGATGCGTTGACTTTAGTAGAAAGCAATAATATTGGATGGGCATTTTGGCCAATGAAAAAAATCGAAAATATTGCAGGAGTAACTTCAGTAACTAAAATTCCGGAATATGATGTTTTATTGAAATACTGGAAAGATGGAGGTCAAAAACCAAGTGCAGATTTTGCTAAAAAAGCATTAATGAAAATGGCGGATAATTACAAAATGGAAAACGTAACCGTAAAGCCAGATGTAATCGATGCAATGTTCAGACAAGTACAAACCAACGATACAAAACCGTATAAAAAACATTTGATTCCGGGGAAAATTGCCGCAACGCAATATGATTTAGGCACCAATGAATATGCCTATTCAGACAAAGATTTTATAAACTACAGAGTAGAAACAGGCAATTTTGATCAATGGAATAAAGGAAATACCATGAGAAATGATGGTGTCGATATTTTACCATGCAAAGATGCAGGATCAAACGGTTATCAGGTTTCGTTTATTGAAGATGGCGAATGGCTTCAGTTCACAACTCAGGTTGCAAAACAAAAAGCATACAAAGTTGCAATTCGTTATTCAAGTGAAAACTTAGAAGGAAAACTTCATTTAGAAACAGAAAACAGGAAAAAATCAGAAACAATTACACTTCCGGTAACTGGGGGAAATGACAAATTTAAAACCGTTGTTTTATCCGGAATAGAATTAAATACAGGAACAAATAAAATCAAAGTAGTTTTCGAAAAAGGAGGATTTAATTTGAATTATTTGGATTTTTCAGAAGGTAAAAAAGGGAACTCTAAACAATAA
- a CDS encoding glycoside hydrolase family 30 beta sandwich domain-containing protein produces the protein MKPNFKNAIKILFFAVAIFAQIKCSSSNDAVENPPVTPPVIPPVVVKNDVDFWLTKGDQTALLAKQTDVLGFGTTVNAFQNIEVNAAQKYQTVDGFGYTLTGGSADVINQLTATKKAALLQELFGSSETSIGISYLRISIGASDLHADTFTYNDLATGETDFDLVKFSLDKDKTGVIALLKEILAINPKILIVATPWSAPLWMKTENSFKGGRLDTKYYDVYAKYFVKYIQQMKAEGITIDAITPQNEPLNPYNTPSMEMSALEQANFIKNNLGPAFKAANLTTKIITYDHNCDVPNYPKSILADAAAYPFVDGSAFHLYAGDISALSNVYSAYPAKNIYFTEQWTSSTGSFDGDLKWHLRNIVIGSMRNWSKNALEWNLANNGNFGPHTNGGCTECKGALTVTSSENFQRNVGYYIIAHASKFVPAGSIRIESNSGGNLQNVAFITPTGLKVLIVENDGSGTETFNIKFDGKWVTTSLNGGAVGTYSWK, from the coding sequence ATGAAACCAAATTTTAAAAACGCTATAAAAATATTATTTTTTGCTGTAGCGATATTTGCCCAGATAAAATGTTCCTCATCAAATGATGCAGTCGAAAATCCTCCGGTAACGCCTCCTGTAATACCGCCAGTTGTAGTAAAAAATGACGTTGATTTTTGGCTTACAAAAGGAGATCAAACAGCATTATTGGCAAAACAAACCGATGTTTTAGGTTTTGGTACTACCGTAAATGCATTCCAGAATATCGAAGTAAATGCCGCTCAAAAATACCAAACAGTAGACGGTTTCGGATATACTTTAACAGGCGGAAGCGCAGACGTTATCAATCAATTAACTGCAACAAAAAAGGCAGCTCTTTTACAGGAATTGTTTGGATCATCAGAAACTTCAATCGGGATAAGTTATCTTAGAATCAGTATTGGAGCATCAGATTTACATGCAGATACTTTTACTTATAATGATCTTGCAACTGGAGAAACAGATTTTGATCTTGTCAAATTTAGTTTAGATAAAGACAAAACCGGAGTAATTGCACTCCTGAAAGAAATTTTAGCAATCAATCCTAAGATTTTAATTGTTGCAACTCCGTGGTCTGCGCCACTTTGGATGAAAACCGAAAACAGTTTTAAAGGTGGGAGATTAGATACTAAATATTATGATGTTTATGCAAAATACTTTGTAAAATATATTCAGCAAATGAAAGCCGAAGGGATTACGATTGACGCTATAACGCCTCAAAATGAACCGTTAAATCCCTATAACACTCCAAGTATGGAGATGTCTGCTCTGGAACAGGCAAATTTCATAAAGAATAATTTAGGCCCTGCATTCAAAGCGGCAAATCTAACGACAAAAATCATTACTTACGATCATAATTGTGATGTGCCAAATTATCCAAAATCAATTTTGGCAGATGCAGCCGCCTATCCTTTTGTAGACGGATCAGCTTTTCACTTATACGCGGGAGATATTAGTGCACTTTCTAATGTTTACAGTGCTTATCCTGCCAAAAATATTTATTTTACAGAACAGTGGACTTCTTCTACAGGTAGTTTTGACGGAGATTTAAAATGGCATCTTAGAAATATTGTTATTGGCTCAATGCGCAACTGGAGTAAAAATGCATTAGAGTGGAATTTAGCTAACAATGGTAATTTCGGACCTCATACAAATGGTGGTTGCACAGAATGTAAAGGTGCTTTGACCGTTACTTCAAGCGAAAATTTTCAGCGTAATGTAGGGTATTATATTATTGCTCATGCTTCAAAATTTGTTCCGGCAGGTTCTATAAGAATTGAGAGTAATTCAGGCGGAAACCTTCAAAATGTTGCATTTATTACACCAACCGGACTAAAAGTTTTAATTGTTGAAAATGACGGGTCGGGAACAGAAACTTTTAACATCAAATTTGACGGTAAATGGGTTACAACTTCTTTAAATGGAGGAGCTGTAGGAACTTATTCTTGGAAATAA
- a CDS encoding glycoside hydrolase family 30 protein: MKVINRILIAPILVLQLSCSSSKVVDGLGISASQSNKKVEVYTTAENTNLRLSLSNNLISESTNSTVSIILDPEKTDQTFLGIGGAITDASAEVFARLSPKKQQEFLTAYYDKNKGIGYTLARTNIHSCDFSSESYTYVTEGDKDLKTFNIDHDRKYRIPLIKKAIETAGGKLTLFASPWSPPAFMKDNNDILHGGVLLPEFARSWANYYARFIKAYEKEGIPIWGLTIQNEPMAKQSWESCIYTPEAEKDFLKNFLGPTLEKEGLGSKNIIIWDHNRGDMLEKRAKLVFSDSEVSKYAWGIGFHWYEAWKGRTPKFESVGNVHAKFPNKNLLFTEGCIEKFDASRFQFWGNAERYGINMINDFNNGTVGWTDWNILLDQNGGPNHVGNFCFAPIHADTTKDELIFTPMYYYIGHFSKFIRPNAKRINDTISDKRLLSTSFKNTDGKIATIVMNQSNKDVVYNLTSNTLKTTITIPAHAIQTIIY; encoded by the coding sequence ATGAAAGTAATAAATAGAATTTTAATCGCACCAATACTAGTTCTACAATTAAGTTGTTCTTCATCAAAAGTTGTGGATGGTTTAGGGATTTCCGCATCCCAATCAAACAAAAAAGTTGAAGTTTATACCACAGCCGAAAACACAAATTTAAGATTATCATTATCGAATAATTTAATTTCGGAATCAACAAATTCAACAGTTTCTATCATTTTAGATCCAGAAAAAACAGACCAGACTTTCTTAGGAATTGGTGGTGCCATAACAGATGCAAGTGCTGAAGTTTTTGCCAGATTATCTCCTAAAAAACAACAAGAATTTCTGACTGCCTATTATGACAAAAACAAAGGAATTGGTTATACATTAGCCAGAACCAACATACATAGCTGCGATTTTAGCAGCGAGAGTTACACTTATGTTACTGAAGGAGATAAAGACCTAAAAACCTTCAATATTGATCACGACAGAAAATATCGAATTCCATTAATAAAAAAAGCAATTGAAACAGCCGGCGGAAAATTAACCTTATTTGCCAGTCCTTGGAGTCCCCCAGCTTTCATGAAAGACAATAATGATATTTTGCACGGCGGCGTTTTGTTGCCGGAATTTGCACGATCCTGGGCAAATTATTATGCCAGGTTTATAAAAGCATACGAAAAAGAAGGCATCCCAATTTGGGGATTAACCATTCAAAACGAGCCAATGGCCAAACAAAGTTGGGAATCTTGTATTTATACTCCGGAAGCTGAAAAAGATTTTTTAAAAAACTTTCTGGGACCAACTTTAGAAAAAGAAGGACTTGGTTCTAAAAATATTATCATTTGGGATCACAATCGAGGAGACATGTTAGAAAAAAGAGCCAAACTTGTTTTCTCAGATTCAGAGGTCTCAAAATACGCCTGGGGAATTGGATTTCACTGGTACGAAGCCTGGAAAGGCAGAACTCCTAAATTTGAATCAGTAGGAAATGTTCATGCCAAATTTCCAAATAAAAATTTACTTTTTACAGAAGGTTGTATCGAAAAATTCGATGCCTCAAGATTTCAGTTTTGGGGAAATGCAGAGCGATACGGAATCAATATGATCAACGATTTCAATAACGGAACTGTGGGTTGGACAGATTGGAATATTCTTCTGGATCAAAACGGAGGGCCAAACCATGTAGGCAATTTTTGCTTTGCGCCAATTCACGCCGATACTACAAAAGATGAACTAATCTTTACACCAATGTATTATTATATTGGTCATTTCTCAAAGTTTATTCGACCAAATGCTAAAAGAATAAACGATACGATAAGCGACAAAAGGTTATTAAGTACATCATTTAAAAACACAGATGGAAAAATTGCTACAATTGTTATGAATCAATCAAATAAAGATGTTGTATACAACTTAACCAGCAACACTTTAAAAACCACTATAACTATTCCTGCACACGCTATACAAACCATTATATATTAG